A genomic segment from Nicotiana sylvestris chromosome 1, ASM39365v2, whole genome shotgun sequence encodes:
- the LOC138890213 gene encoding uncharacterized protein yields the protein MESDDDAVKLMEILVVESIFFGKKTESSVMEEYASIVEDDKVCAEYPWGNVAYEKFIYSLKHAMDKQNKFHATEYKLNGFPCPLCAWFYERFPDIREKYIREDEYLDTPQVPRMLRYVCVGEPKFSELFEMFSSHEKYHSFRVLDIIPTEEELNSMPLISKLPCSWIRSKR from the exons ATGGAGAGCGATGATGATGCTGTGAAGCTTATGGAAATTCTTGTTGTAGAGTCTATTTTTTTTGGGAAAAAGACCGAGTCATCTGTGATGGAGGAGTATGCATCTATTGTTGAAGATGATAAGGTTTGTGCTGAATATCCTTGGGGTAATGTGGCTTATGAAAAGTTCATTTACTCACTAAAACATGCAATGGACAAGCAGAACAAATTTCATGCAACTGAGTATAAACTTAATGGATTTCCATGTCCATTATGTGCTTGGTTCTATGAGCGCTTCCCagatattcgggagaagtatATAAGAGAGGATGAGTACCTTGATACCCCTCAGGTTCCTAGGATGTTACGTTATGTATGTGTGGGAGAGCCTAAATTTTCCGAACTTTTTGAGATGTTCAGTAGTCATGAA AAATATCACAGCTTTAGGGTATTGGATATAATTCCTACAGAAGAGGAATTGAATTCAATGCCTTTAATTAGTAAATTGCCATGCAGCTGGATTCGTTCAAAG AGATGA